The proteins below are encoded in one region of Homo sapiens chromosome 2, GRCh38.p14 Primary Assembly:
- the CCT7 gene encoding T-complex protein 1 subunit eta isoform b (isoform b is encoded by transcript variant 2): MMDSQLVAGVAFKKTFSYAGFEMQPKKYHNPKIALLNVELELKAEKDNAEIRVHTVEDYQAIVDAEWNILYDKLEKIHHSGAKVVLSKLPIGDVATQYFADRDMFCAGRVPEEDLKRTMMACGGSIQTSVNALSADVLGRCQVFEETQIGGERYNFFTGCPKAKTCTFILRGGAEQFMEETERSLHDAIMIVRRAIKNDSVVAGGGAIEMELSKYLRDYSRTIPGKQQLLIGAYAKALEIIPRQLCDNAGFDATNILNKLRARHAQGGTWYGVDINNEDIADNFEAFVWEPAMVRINALTAASEAACLIVSVDETIKNPRSTVDAPTAAGRGRGRGRPH, translated from the exons gattCTCAGCTGGTAGCTGGTGTTGCATTCAAGAAGACTTTCTCTTACGCTGGGTTTGAAATGCAACCCAAAAAGTACCACAATCCCAAGATTGCCCTTTTGAATGTCGAGCTCGAGTTGAAAGCTGAGAAAGACAATGCTGAGATAAGAGTCCACACAGTTGAG GATTATCAGGCAATTGTTGATGCTGAGTGGAACATTCTCTATGACAAGTTAGAGAAGATCCATCATTCTGGAGCCAAAGTTGTCTTGTCCAAACTCCCCATTGGGGATGTGGCCACCCAGTACTTTGCTGACAGGGACATGTTCTGTGCTGGCCGAGTACCTGAGGAGGATCTGAAGAGGACAATGATG GCCTGTGGAGGCTCAATCCAGACCAGTGTGAATGCTCTGTCAGCAGATGTGCTGGGTCGATGCCAGGTGTTTGAAGAGACCCAGATTGGAGGCGAGAG GTACAATTTTTTTACTGGCTGCCCCAAGGCCAAGACATGCACCTTCATTCTCCGTGGCGGCGCCGAGCAGTTTATGGAGGAGACAGAGCGGTCCCTGCATGATGCCATCATGATCGTCAGGAGGGCCATCAAG AATGATTCAGTGGTGGCTGGTGGCGGGGCCATTGAGATGGAACTCTCCAAGTACCTGCGGGATTACTCAAGGACTATTCCAGGAAAACAGCAGCTGTTGATTGGGGCATATGCCAAGGCCTTGGAGATTATCCCACGCCAGCTGTGTGACAATGCTGGCTTTGATGCCACAAACATTCTCAACAAGCTGCGGGCTCGGCATGCCCAG GGGGGTACATGGTATGGAGTAGACATCAACAACGAGGACATTGCTGACAACTTTGAAGCTTTCGTGTGGGAGCCAGCTATGGTGCGGATCAATGCGCTGACAGCAGCCTCTGAGGCTGCGTGCCTGATCGTGTCTGTAGATGAAACCATCAAGAACCCCCGCTCGACTGTGGATGCTCCCACAGCAGCAGGCCGGGGCCGTGGTCGTGGCCGCCCCCACTGA